Within the Streptomyces sp. NBC_00353 genome, the region GTGGGCCTTCGGTCAGGTCAGCGCCGGCTCCGCCTGGGGTACGTCAATGTCGATGCTGTCGAGCAGCGACTCTTGGTGCTGGGCGGCGGCGTTGAGCGCGTCGTTCTCGTCCTGAATCCGTACGAGCTCGGATTCAAGATCCTGGACGCGCTGCTGGAGCCGTCGCATCTCGGCGAGGAGTCGCGGGTCGGAACCGCCGACGTAACCGAGAAGCGCCTTTGCCATGATGGATGGTCCTCCACACTGAGTGACCGACCGATGCGGTGTGGGTCGTGAGGGAATCGCACCCGCGGTGCTCGGCAGCGCTCTGTCATCACTGCGGTTCTGCTGCCAACCAGCTCTGCCAAACAGCTAAGGTGCGCGGGGTTTTCAGCGTCTCACCAAAAAGTTTGACGGTCAACACGATCACACCCCGTAAAGGCGGGCGTCCCCGGGGCGCGCGGCTTGACGATCATGCGGCGCGACTCTCCTGCGGGTCCCTGAAGGGCGTGGAGATCATCCTTACTGCCGCAGCCTGGCATGCCGGCCGATTCTTGGCAACCACCCGGTCCTTCCGCAGGTCATTTCATGTGTACGCGGATCAGCGGCGCACACCGTCACGCCGCGCCGCCCGTCGAACACGGTCCGAACACGGCCCCGAATTCGGTCGGCATTCGGATCACGGTCAGCGGATGGCGAACCCCTCGTAACCACCGCGCGGGGTGTCCCAGATCTCAGTGACTCCGTCCACGCGGCCGGGTGTGTCGTCGGACTGCAGCCACTCCAGCAGACGGTGGCAATTCTCACGTTGCCCTTCGGCGACAACCTGCACCCGACCGTCGTCGAGATTCAGGGCGAATCCGGTGAGCCCGCCGATCTCCAAAGCATTTGCCCTGGTGAACCAGCGGAACCCTACTTGCTGTACTCGGCCGCGCACCCAAGCAGTGAGCCGCACATCTTCGTCCATGCCGGAACGCTAACCGGCCAATTGCTCAACGAGCACTTCGGCCCCATAGGCCATGGCGTACAGTCCGGTCGCAATAGCCTCACCTGATCGGGTGAGGCATGTTGACGCCGGGAATGGCGTCCAGATCGCCAGAAGGGGACAGCAGATGGGCCGCCATCGACGCTCCGCCGCAGGTCCCGAAGCAGGTCCGGCCGGCGATGCGTACCCGACCGCGAACATCCGCCGCCACCGGGGCGCACGCCGCAGGAAGCGGTCCGCCATGCAACTGCGTACCGGACTGGTCGGCGTCTCCGCGGCCATGGCCGTCGGAGCCGTGGCCGTGGCCTCCGGACTGCTGCCGGGCGGCGCCGGGTACCACGTGAGCGGCGGCACGGCCGCCGACCAGGTCCGCGCGAAGGGGGTGCCGGACCTGCTGACGCAGGGCGGTTCCACCACGGCGCCGGCCGACCGCGGCATGTCGTCGGCCTCGGCCAGCCGCGGTACGGGGCGGTCCCAGGGGCCCGAGGGGTCGCGATCCACCAGTTCCTCCGCAACACCGTCCGCCTCGCCTTCGAAGAAGACCGAGCAGACGAAGCAGGCGGAGAGGACGGAAGAGAGCGCCGCGCCCTCGGCGGCCGACAGGACCGGCGCCGCCCCGGCGACGGCGACCCCGACGGCCAAGGCCTCGGCGCCCCCGAAGGCGTCGGCCGCCGCTCCGACCCGCCAGCCCTCGCCCTCGGCTGCCGACACCTCCGCACAGGCGGCCGTGCTCGCGCTGGTCAACGAGGAGCGCGCGAAGGTCGGCTGCAGCCCGGTGACGGCCAGCGCCTCGCTCGCGTCGCTGGCCCAGGACTTCAGTGACGACATGGCGGCCCGCGGCTTCTTCAGCCACACCGACCCGGACGGCCAGACCCCCTGGGACCGTGCCACCAAGGCCGGCGTGAAGGGGCTCGGCGGCGAGAACATCGCCCGCGGCCAGGCCGACGCACAGGCCGTGATGGCCTCCTGGATGAACAGCGAAGGCCACCGAGCAAACATTCTCAACTGCGACTACAAGACGCTCGGTGTCGGAGTGCACTACGGCTCCGGCGGCCCCTGGTGGACGCAGGACTTCGGCTTCTGAGGTTTTCGCAGGTCGGCGACCTGCCAGCTTACCTGGGCCGTCTCGGGGCCGTTATCGGCAACCGAGGCGGCCCGAACTGTGTCCACGGCCGCCCGCGTACTCCGCCCTCTCTGCTCATGGTCAGCCGTGAGCTCGCAGCCGTCATCAATCCCGGCTGCGCCACGGAGACGGCAGGCCGCACGTACCTGGATCACCTGAACACACTCACGCGCACCGAGGGGCGTGTCACCGTGAGGCTCCGTCCGGGCGGGCGGGGAGCGGCCCCGTAGGCTCCCCGCCGTAGACTTGACAGGGGGCTTGAGCCTTGTCAGCCGTCCAGTTCAGGCGGGCTCCACCCGCCAAGGGCAGCGGGATTGGAGTTTCCCACGGCTCCGGCCACCGCGGGCTCTCTCCAATGAGCGGAAGCCTCTGGCTCGCTTTGTGAGCGGTGGAATCCCCTCAGGAAGGACGTGGGCCAGATGAGCCACCATGTGAGCCAGGTGCCCATCCGTGACATCACAGTGGCCGCTTCGACTGTGCGCTGGATTTTCCCCCATGTGGCCGCGTCGGCTGTGCGCTGGATTTTCCCCGTCGTCATAGCAGTGGTCGTAGTCGCTGTTCTGATCGGCCTCGTCCGGCGGGACTCGCGCCGTCGGTCTCGAGCACGACATCAGGGACCACGGGCCGAGCGTTCCCCCCGAAGCCGGCGGCTGAGGGATGCAGACGATCTCGGGGAAGGTCTCAGCCCATATGAGCTCAACCGGCCCTCTTCGCCAAGGGACACACACAAGGATGACAACGGTGGGGCTTTTGGCAGTGGCGGACCCAGCGGCTGACGGGTCGGCGACGTGGCGGCACGTGTCGAGATCGTCGCGCCTCGCCTGCCCAGAGACGTAACAAAGCCCTGCTGGAGCTGTCACGACCTTCCCCCAGACAGAGCCGAGCAGTCGCGGCCCAGGGCGTCAAGGTCGTTCGCACAGTGGTGGATTGAGGACAGTACGTAAGCAGCGCTCGGAGCTGGTTGGGCACGGATATGAGGATGGACAGCAGCCGAGGACCGGTCCCGGTCCTGCTCGTCAGTTCGTCATGTCCGACAGTGGAATGCTCTCGACGGTGTTGTTGTGCCGGGCTCGTTCGGCGGCCAGTACGGTCAGGTGGCTGGTGAGGGAATCTTGCGGGCCGGACTGCACCAGGCCGGGGTCTCCGGTGGCAATGGCGGCGACGAAGGCATCCATCAGTCCGGCGTCGCCGCCTCCGTGGCCGCCGGCGGCATCCATCGTCCCCTCAGTGCCGAGGTCGATGAGCTCCTCGCTGCGGGTCAGGAAGTCGTAGACCAGGAGGTGTTCGCCGTCGCCTCTCAGTTCGGCGCGGGTTCCGAAGATGCGGGTCTGGCGGTCTGCCTGTTCCGTGAACGCGGTCATGGTGAACGTGCCGGTCGCCCCGGAGGCGAACTCCATCGCCACCACCTGGTGGTCGACCACGTCGTTGTCGCAGGCGTACACGCACCGCCCGTAGGGGCCCTCCCTCAATGCGGTGTCCAGGGCCTGTGGGGTGAATTCGTCGATCACCACACTGAGCGGCCAGCTGTGCTCGCCACGGGCGAGCTGGTCGCCGTAGTCGCGCTTGGCGGAGTACGGGCAGCTGGTTTCCACTGCGCAGTCCAGGCAGCGGTCAGCAGCGCCACCGGGCTTGTTCTCCGGGCGGAAGTGAGAGAGGCGTCCGAAGCTGGAGACGCGTACCGGCGGCCGGCCGAGCACGTACTGCAGCCAATCCAGGTCGTGGCAGGACTTCGCCATCAGCATGGACGTCGCCTCGTCCTCGCGGCGCCAGTTGCCCCGTACGAACGAGTGGGCCTGGTGCCAGAAGCCGACCGGTTCCAGGTGCTGGACGCTGACGATCTCTCCCAGCCTGCCGGAGTCGACGATGCGCTTGAGGGCCTGCGTGTAGGGCGTGTAGCGCAGGACGTGGCCGACCGCGAGAATCACTCCGGCCTTCTCCACCGCTGCCACGATCCGCCGGCACGCGTCCTCCGTCAGCGCCATCGGCTTCTCAAGCATGATGTGGTAGCCCAGGGCGGCGAACGCCAAAACCGGCTCCAGGTGCTCACGGTCCAGCGTGCAGATCAGCACCGCGTCCGCGATCCGCCCACGGGCGGCCAGTACCCGCCAGTCGTCCACTGCCGACGCGGCTTCCAGGCCGTGGTCGGCTACAAGCCGGTCCCGCCTGACTCTCCGAGGTTCAGCCACCGCAACGACCTTGGCCCGCTCCGGATACGCCAGCGCCCAGCCCGCGTGACCGGTCCCCCGGTCGCCGGCACCAACGACAGCAATAGTGACGACGGAGGGCATATGTCTCACTTCCAGGACCGGTAACACATGGGGCAAGCGCTTTCCATCGAGAAGGTAGCGACTGACGATCCCGGAGGACAAGAGTCGGCTCGGTCGAGCCATGCGTCCGGTGAAACGCTCCGTTACGGGGGGGTGGCACCAAGACTGTCCCCCGGTGACACCACGCCACTTCTTCGGCTTCTGACCCGCCGGACACCCGCCCAGGAGCCTTCCCGGCCCCACCGCTTACGCCCGCACAGCGCACTCCGGAAGTGAGCACTGTGCGGGCGTAAGCTGTTTTCGTGGACGAGAGCACCTGGCGGGACGGCGCCGACAGCCTGCCCTTCGACGTGTTCTCCCGGCAGTGCCCCTCGCGCGGCACGCTGGAACATGTCACCGGACGCTGGGGCAGCCTGACGCTGACCGCGCTCCACGATTCCGGTGCCCGCTTCAACGAGCTCCGGCGCAGGGTCGACGGGGTGAGCGAGAAGATGCTCTCCCAGACGCTTCACGCACTGGAGCGGGACGGCCTCGTCCACCGGGAGGCGCAGCCCACCAACCCGCCGCGTGTCGACTACGAGCTGACCCCGCTGGGACGCGAGGTCGCCGGCCGGCTGCGGGGGCTGATCCAGCTCGTCGAAGGCCGGATGCCCGAGGTGCTGGACGCCCAGAACCGTTATGACGAGGCCCGCGAGAGCTGAGGCTCTCCGGCCTGATCGGCCGGACGCGCTCAGGGCCGCGGCGGCCGCTGGCAGCGCGGGCAGAAGTAGCTGGAGCGGTTCATCCACGGGCGGCGGCGCATCGGCGTACCGCAGCGGTGGCAGGGCTCGCCCTCGCGCCCGTAGGCGTCGAGCGACCGGTCGAAGTAGCCCGACTCACCGTTCACATTGACGTAGAGGCTGTCGAAGCTGGTGCCGCCCTGGTCGAGCGCCGCGTTCATCACGTCGCGGACATGACCGAGCAGCTCGGCCGACCTGGGCCGGGTCAGCGTCGCCGTGGGCCGGTCGTAGTGCAGCTTCGTGCGCCAGAGCGCCTCGTCCGCGTAGATGTTGCCGACGCCGCTGATCAGCGACTGGTCGAGCAGGGCGCGCTTGACCGTCGTACGGCGCAGCCGCAGCGCGGTGTGGAACGCGGCGTCGTCGA harbors:
- a CDS encoding Gfo/Idh/MocA family protein, with protein sequence MPSVVTIAVVGAGDRGTGHAGWALAYPERAKVVAVAEPRRVRRDRLVADHGLEAASAVDDWRVLAARGRIADAVLICTLDREHLEPVLAFAALGYHIMLEKPMALTEDACRRIVAAVEKAGVILAVGHVLRYTPYTQALKRIVDSGRLGEIVSVQHLEPVGFWHQAHSFVRGNWRREDEATSMLMAKSCHDLDWLQYVLGRPPVRVSSFGRLSHFRPENKPGGAADRCLDCAVETSCPYSAKRDYGDQLARGEHSWPLSVVIDEFTPQALDTALREGPYGRCVYACDNDVVDHQVVAMEFASGATGTFTMTAFTEQADRQTRIFGTRAELRGDGEHLLVYDFLTRSEELIDLGTEGTMDAAGGHGGGDAGLMDAFVAAIATGDPGLVQSGPQDSLTSHLTVLAAERARHNNTVESIPLSDMTN
- a CDS encoding winged helix-turn-helix transcriptional regulator, yielding MDESTWRDGADSLPFDVFSRQCPSRGTLEHVTGRWGSLTLTALHDSGARFNELRRRVDGVSEKMLSQTLHALERDGLVHREAQPTNPPRVDYELTPLGREVAGRLRGLIQLVEGRMPEVLDAQNRYDEARES
- a CDS encoding CAP domain-containing protein; translated protein: MGRHRRSAAGPEAGPAGDAYPTANIRRHRGARRRKRSAMQLRTGLVGVSAAMAVGAVAVASGLLPGGAGYHVSGGTAADQVRAKGVPDLLTQGGSTTAPADRGMSSASASRGTGRSQGPEGSRSTSSSATPSASPSKKTEQTKQAERTEESAAPSAADRTGAAPATATPTAKASAPPKASAAAPTRQPSPSAADTSAQAAVLALVNEERAKVGCSPVTASASLASLAQDFSDDMAARGFFSHTDPDGQTPWDRATKAGVKGLGGENIARGQADAQAVMASWMNSEGHRANILNCDYKTLGVGVHYGSGGPWWTQDFGF
- a CDS encoding acylphosphatase, whose amino-acid sequence is MDEDVRLTAWVRGRVQQVGFRWFTRANALEIGGLTGFALNLDDGRVQVVAEGQRENCHRLLEWLQSDDTPGRVDGVTEIWDTPRGGYEGFAIR